The stretch of DNA AGGCGGGCGCAGCCACCGGCAATAGCGGCCGCAAGGGCCGAGCAGCCGGACGGCCGGTCAGCGCGGCGGCCCGCACGGGCGGCTGAGCGGCCGGCGCGACCGGCTCAGCCACCGGTGGGCGCGGCCACCGTGAACGCGGTCGGCGCGGCCACCGGCCCGCCGGGGCCCGGCCAGGGGTGCCCGGCGGAGCCACCCGCTGTCCCGCACCCAGCGCGCGCCCGCGCGCCCGCGCGTACGAGCGCGCCCCCACTCACCGGCCCCCGCCGGACGCCGCCTCACTCCCCGACAGCCACCCGCCACTCCCGTACGGCCTCCGCGTCGACCGGCGCGTCCCAGCCCCGTGGCCGTGACGCCCCGCCGATGTGGAAGGCGGATACCCCTGCCGCGCGCAGCCCGGGTACGTGGTGCAGGTGGAGCCCGCCGCCGACCAGGAGCTGCTGGGTGTAGCCGGGTTCGTCGCCTCGGCCCGCCTCGGACTTCAGGACGTCGAGGCCGTCGTCGACTCCCGCCGGGGAGCCCGCGCTGAGATACGTGTCGAGGCCCGGCAGCTCCGCGAGGCGCTTGCGCAGTACGTCACGGTCGGCCGCGCGGTCGATCGCCCGGTGGAAGGTCCAGCGGCAGCCGTCGACCACGTCGAGCAGCGCGCCGACCGCGTCGAGGTCGGGGCCGCCGTCGTCGGCCAGGAAGCCGAGGACGAACTCGTCGGCACCCTCGGACCGCAGTTCGGCCGCCCGCCGCACGAGCGCGTCGAGTTCGGCGGGACCCCCCGCACTGAACCCGTCGGACGCCCTCAGCATCACGCGCAGCGAGATGTCGACGGCGGCGCGGATACGGGCGAACTCCTCGCGGGACGGGGTGAGGCCGTCCGCCGCCATGTCGGTGACCAGCTCAAGCCGGTCCGCGCCTCCGGCCTGGGCGGCGATCGCGTCCACGGCGTCCAGGGCGATCACCTCCAGGACTGCACGCTTGCTCATGGGACCCCATTCATCACTCGGCAGGTCACGCCTGACCGGACCGGCACATCGTCAATCGACACTCAACACTCGGCACAGCTGGACGATCACCGCATCGGCCACCACATCGGCGGTGGCCGCGTCGGCGATCGGCACATCACGGACCCACCTCGCTCTTAGAGGTCTAGTCCAATAGTCCAGACTACGCGTAGCCCTCGCAGGGCGACGCGGATCGCCCCCGTCCCGCCCACGGGTCCATCCTCCCGCGCCCGTCCCACGCACGGACTACCCTCCCCCCGACTGCCGTACGCGCCGCCCGCGTGGGCGCACAATGTCCGTCATGGCCGACGACCTGCGCAGCCGCTGGCTGCGGACACTGAGAAGGGCCCGCGCGGGCGGGCCGGGACCCGACCCGGCGCCGTACGCCGAGAATCTGCTCGCCCGCTGGGCTGAGCCGCAACGGGTCTACCACTCGACGGACCACCTCGTCGCCGTCCTCGACCACGTCGACACGCTCGCGGAGCACGCGGAGGACGCGGACGCGGTACGGCTGGCCGCCTGGTTCCACGACGCGGTGTACCGCCCCGACCGTTCGGAGAACGAGGAGCGCAGCGCCGCACTCGCCGAACGCGCGCTGACCGAGGCGGGCGTGCCCGCTCCCCGTACGGCGGAGGTGGCGCGGCTCGTCAGACTCACCGTCACCCACGACCCGGCGGAGGGCGACACCGACGGGGAGGTCCTGTGCGACGCGGACCTCGCCGTGCTCGCGGGCGCCCCCGACGCGTACGCGGCGTACGCGTCGGCCGTACGCGCCGAGTACGCCTTCGTCCCGGACGAGGCGTTCAGGGAGGGACGGGCCTCGGTACTGCGCCAGCTTCTCGCACTGCCCCGGCTCTTCCGTACGCCGTACGGGACACGGGAGTGGGAGGCGCGTGCCCGGCAGAACCTGGCGACGGAGCTTGAGCTGCTCAGGGCGTGAGCGAATTGAGCCACTCAGGGCGTGTACGAAGCGGGTTGCTCAGGACGTGTACGAAGCGGATTGCTCAGGGCGTGAGCGACTTGAGCCGACCGGGGCGAAAGGGAAGCGACGGTCGCGCGGGCCCGGCCGACGGTCACACGGGCCATCGGTCACACGGGCCATCGGTCACGCGGGCCATCGGTCACGCGGGCCATCGGTCACGCGGGCCATCGGTCACGCGGGCCTTTCAGACCGCCCGCCGCTTGCGCCTGCGCAGCCCCGCGCCGATGAGCCGGCGGACGAGTTCCTTGCTGCCCGTCGCGACGGCGCCCGCCGCCACCGCGTCGGCGTAGCGGTGGGACGGTATGTCGTAGTGGTCGCCGTCGAAGGCACGGCGGGGCACCCCGAGGATGTCGGCGAAGGCGTGCAGTTCCGCGTAGGAGACGTCGCTGACCAGGTGGGACCACATACGTCCGTGGCCCGGCCAGTTCGGCGGGTCGATGTAGACGGTCACTCGGCGGGGCCGCCGAGCCCCGGTACCGTCGCGAGGAGGCCGACCGGCGCGACGACGATGCCCGCCTCGTGGCAGACCCAGTGCGGGTCGGGGCCGAGCTCGGGTTCGACGTCGAGGGCGTGCGGCTCCCCCTCCGCGCAGACCGGGCAGAGCGGCCAGCGGCCGTGCTGGTCGA from Streptomyces tsukubensis encodes:
- a CDS encoding copper homeostasis protein CutC, giving the protein MSKRAVLEVIALDAVDAIAAQAGGADRLELVTDMAADGLTPSREEFARIRAAVDISLRVMLRASDGFSAGGPAELDALVRRAAELRSEGADEFVLGFLADDGGPDLDAVGALLDVVDGCRWTFHRAIDRAADRDVLRKRLAELPGLDTYLSAGSPAGVDDGLDVLKSEAGRGDEPGYTQQLLVGGGLHLHHVPGLRAAGVSAFHIGGASRPRGWDAPVDAEAVREWRVAVGE
- a CDS encoding HD domain-containing protein encodes the protein MSVMADDLRSRWLRTLRRARAGGPGPDPAPYAENLLARWAEPQRVYHSTDHLVAVLDHVDTLAEHAEDADAVRLAAWFHDAVYRPDRSENEERSAALAERALTEAGVPAPRTAEVARLVRLTVTHDPAEGDTDGEVLCDADLAVLAGAPDAYAAYASAVRAEYAFVPDEAFREGRASVLRQLLALPRLFRTPYGTREWEARARQNLATELELLRA
- a CDS encoding DUF4031 domain-containing protein, with product MTVYIDPPNWPGHGRMWSHLVSDVSYAELHAFADILGVPRRAFDGDHYDIPSHRYADAVAAGAVATGSKELVRRLIGAGLRRRKRRAV